From the Glycine max cultivar Williams 82 chromosome 11, Glycine_max_v4.0, whole genome shotgun sequence genome, the window CGTAAATGAAGTTATCTAGTTAGTAGGACGAATTTTCACTATACTAACTGGTagtataaattatgtttataaattactatAAATTGTTACATGTCTatcacatataaataaaatgtctGATGTGTAAGACAGAGACACATTTAACATGTCTtagaactaaaaaaatgataaatgaccAATGCATCTTCCATGACTTTTGGTGGTTCAAATCTGTTGCCTTGGAAAATGAATAGATTCCTATGCTTCCAAATTGAGCTTGTTAAAGCAATCCACCATCTGGGCCATCTGATTTCATTCCTCCCAGCTCCAAAGCCTTCACAGAAGTGGATGAAGTGAGATGCTGGAGAGGCTGCTAGGGGACCGACCACCCGCTTCCACCTCATAGATTCCCACCCGAAACCATAACTCAAATAACAGCTCTTGGGGAATGTTAAGCCTCAAAATTGTCTTGAAAATATTAGCCTAAGGTACATCTCTGTTAGCAATAGTTAACAATCTATAAGCTGATCTAGTTGAATATAAGCCCGAAGGTTCAGCTGATCTAGTTTTCATAGATAAAGCCCGAAGGTTCACCATATTTTGAGTTAACAATTCGAAACCAAAGCCCTGAAAATGCTATCATAATCACAAATAGCCAAAGCCCGCTCTAATCTGACTACAATGTCAGCCATGGTTGGTCTATCTTTCAGTTTCAAATTCACACAACGGATAGCGGTATCAGCCACTAACTTTACTGCTTCTGCTTCATTCACATCGGGTTGTCCAGCCCTTTGATCcaaaaatttctccaaaaatCCATTTGAAATAGCAGTCACAGCAAAGTCTACCAAATGTTTTCTACTTAATAGGGTGCCTCCATCTTCCCCGTACACGAATGTAGGTCTCTTTCCTGTTAGAAGTTCAAACAGTACAACTCCAAGCCCATGCACATCACTCTCTGCTGACAATGCACCTCGAATAACGTACTCAGGATCAGTGTTCTCAATTATACGTTGTTTGTTTCTCATAAACTTCCATCCAAAATCAGATACTCTTGCCGTCCAGCTGGCATCAAGAAGAATGTTGGAAGACTTGATATCTCCGTGAATAATAAATGAATCTGCATAATTATGAAGATATTGTATTCCTCGAGAGGCATCCAAAGCAATTCTAATCCTCATTTTCCACGAATTCAAGACACTGCTACCCTTGTCATGCAAGTAGTTGCctgcaaataattttaatttacaagtATAAATGGGCATAGGCTAGACGCTCAAAAGAACATGCATCATAACTCTCAAAATTAGTTAGACAACATAAGGGACGTCAATAGGTGAatgtattttaaagaaattatggtGGCTGGGCAGACCTTATTAATGGTAGAGATAGAACTTGGCAGAATACTCCTCCTTTGTCATACTCCTTATTAAACTGATTGAACTGCTGTTCATTATGGCAGAATACTCCTCCTTTGTCATCTCCTCAGGCTTTCTCATCCAAATGGGCTTGTGCTTGTTCACCAAGGAGCATTCATGTGACACTTCCttaatcttctttttctttttttcttccttctccttctcttcatCAACATCCTCGACCTaagtagatgaaaaaaatagatattgaagtaaaattgtaattaaaaaataccaaaaaatgaaaaagtaacaTTGACTTAATGACTTGTTTAGATGTTATTCTTTGAGTAATaataacgatttttttttttgcataaaacaaagaggggaacgagcaacaatttgaaggttgtacattcaagaacttaagaattcaaaatagctagtaataagagggatttgtttttaggattttctgagcaccaagcgcggctacgcaagaagtttgcacttgaggagggaaggatatttgcagctaatgaacaactttgttaactatttgtccttcagactttcctgtttctttttgttaataTGTAAATGACAATAGTATAAGGCTATGgcgtaaaaacatggtctatatttacttctaaaattgttaggggtaaaaaagaccatgtccataagccatagccttatactatttatatttacatattagcaaaagAATTAGTCaaatctgaaggacaaatagttaagaaagttgttcattagctgcaaatatccttccctcgtcaagtgcaagcttcttgcgtagccgctcttggtgctcagaaaatcccaaaaacaaatccctcttattactagctattttgaattctttagttcctgaatgtacaaccttcaaattgttgctcgttcccctctttgttttatgcaaaaaaaatcGTTATTATTACTCGAACCATAAGGAATAACATCTAAACAAGTTATGCATAAaatgttacttttttattttttggtatttttccaTATTTGATTACACTGTTCACAGTTGAGACATGATGGAATGTTGTACAAGGAATTAGATGATGGAAAGAATGGAggttaatatatatacatgctCTGTACACAACAAAACTTTAagatagaagaaaattaaaaaagtaagcaactttaaaaattatataaaaaatttatcaccaGAATTAAGAAGTAAGTAAAAGTAACATTTTGATCcattgaaattaaagaaaatattaaaatacctaTTTGAAGCAAGAAAAACTAATTATAGGGATAATATCAAAtaagaataagagaaaaaaaaactaagtaaaTTCTGTATCCCTCACGACGCA encodes:
- the LOC121173070 gene encoding putative serine/threonine-protein kinase-like protein CCR3; the encoded protein is MRENDKINVEDVDEEKEKEEKKKKKIKEVSHECSLVNKHKPIWMRKPEEMTKEEYSAIMNSSSISLIRSNYLHDKGSSVLNSWKMRIRIALDASRGIQYLHNYADSFIIHGDIKSSNILLDASWTARVSDFGWKFMRNKQRIIENTDPEYVIRGALSAESDVHGLGVVLFELLTGKRPTFVYGEDGGTLLSRKHLVDFAVTAISNGFLEKFLDQRAGQPDVNEAEAVKLVADTAIRCVNLKLKDRPTMADIVVRLERALAICDYDSIFRALVSNC